A single window of Vibrio alfacsensis DNA harbors:
- the truA gene encoding tRNA pseudouridine(38-40) synthase TruA, with protein MRIALGIEYNGTNYFGWQRQREVKSVQEELEKALSIVANHPVEVQCAGRTDAGVHGTGQVVHFDTNVSRKMVAWTMGANANMPSDIAVRWAAEVSDDFHARFSATARRYRYIIFNHALRPGILNSGVSHYHGELDEKKMHEAGQYLLGENDFSSFRAAHCQSLSPFRNMMHLNVTRHGDYVVIDIKANAFVHHMVRNITGSLIKVGRGEEKPEWIKQLLDAKNRTLAGATAKAEGLYLVDVDYPEEFGLPQVPIGPLFLPDNLN; from the coding sequence ATGAGAATCGCATTAGGTATCGAGTATAACGGTACAAACTACTTTGGCTGGCAGCGCCAACGAGAAGTGAAAAGTGTCCAAGAAGAGCTCGAGAAAGCCCTCTCTATCGTAGCGAATCATCCAGTAGAAGTTCAGTGCGCAGGTCGTACAGATGCTGGAGTGCATGGCACAGGTCAGGTTGTCCACTTTGACACAAACGTGAGTCGAAAAATGGTGGCTTGGACCATGGGCGCTAATGCCAATATGCCGAGTGACATTGCAGTGCGTTGGGCCGCAGAAGTTTCGGATGATTTCCATGCTCGATTCTCAGCGACAGCGCGCCGTTACCGCTACATCATTTTCAATCACGCATTACGTCCTGGCATCTTAAATTCAGGTGTCAGCCACTATCATGGTGAGTTGGATGAGAAAAAAATGCATGAAGCAGGGCAGTACCTGCTCGGTGAAAATGACTTCAGCTCGTTCCGTGCGGCACATTGCCAATCATTGAGTCCATTTCGCAATATGATGCATTTAAACGTGACTCGACATGGTGATTATGTGGTGATTGATATCAAGGCGAATGCTTTTGTTCACCATATGGTACGTAACATTACGGGTAGCTTGATTAAAGTGGGGCGTGGTGAAGAAAAACCTGAGTGGATTAAGCAACTGCTTGATGCGAAAAATCGTACGTTAGCAGGCGCAACCGCAAAAGCTGAGGGTTTGTATTTGGTTGATGTCGACTACCCAGAAGAATTTGGATTACCACAAGTGCCGATCGGTCCGCTATTTTTACCAGATAATTTGAACTAA
- a CDS encoding FimV/HubP family polar landmark protein — MRPSRQVSVQQTLLAIYRINPQAFENQNIHELIPGSRLRVPSLDQVQSATTAQAVAIMKAHEAKLAQAKTKPLQPKPKAEQPKPVVSPPKPVVSAPKPKTPTQTVVKPQAKPEAKSLDSLSAPAETVKPIPVANTSPEGQKQVSALKDKLEVSQSEMESLEEKNHRLRLMLSEVQNEVESLKNELNDEERIRTEVEKLLEEERQRIAEQQRLQPSTMDKILSNGWLVGLAALIPGALIALLIVMLMGRRNNAKEEEAQAQAEQAPQSLDPMAAPIGLAAAEELEEELSLDDDLFGDDATENLFDQEEEQKQDDVFGNLDEEDLDFNLEGDDGDDPFASIDDDGDLDVGFDEFDSSSNGIKVNGDEKALGLEEMERALDEVSPELDIELGGEDSDFDLSDEDEDDDPFADLLSGDDVKESLENDTVDQAMLDDLFAEYATEDLDLDVEGQSSSTESFEQTASLDDASDDDIDKLLAEYQPSESSESDDDVFEELASLSGLSDTDSSEEDESALLDELLGEDDGASLDGLDPLEELEDISGLNEEPSIDEDSTELLDELIGFDDEDSSDDDFDPLNELEKLSGFESDDELEDIGEDSVDLLDELLSNDSSEETQSETDGGIDPFDDLIREDDEPKQSEQLEQSEQPEHTENSLSDDELLASLGFDNPESTTEVEEAQKSPPQSPGGAETSADLEDEKAALGLDSGLDIDALLSDNQPVIDEQSEVDEQAQEELPSAEVGRAESNDDLDSDDFLSELEDIAPQHESLVAEPDTRDSEREPESDFEPEFDASLAQNEDGLIENVDASDAESEEVTESRQTEDDVETKSEAAQEPAFTPTPNTVENEFGIPQEEDWLVDEIEPESKIEQEPTAASSNESKPTEDEAFDFDELNLPEFTEDDARASMADEPALAASEIAEPQVSVESTADEDDFDLEDWDLPEFSEEDALASMSEEPALTASEMTEPQAPVESAADEDEFDLEDLDLPEFTEDDAHASMSEEPALAASEMAEPQAPVESAADEDEFDLESLDLPEFTEDDVRASMSEEPALAASEMAEPQVPVDSAADEEEFDLEDWDLPEFSEEDALASMAEEPALAASERAEPQAPVDSTADEDEFDLEDWDLPEFNEEDALASLTDQDVKAEAEEPLTAAEPLMSSQPVIQADNDHDALFDMFAQPEAFSAEVDSKLTNDDADATLSDFEESAMANLLSEDAESEVFEGKLDSDTIASAGMDFEAMLDVGDDWDGFKLPSNNAVSAEEFPEDQRDVWGSAEALAQPQIAQENWAEQDDLTDFDPKKNQFMTIDELMAQVDQDSGDFEEQDLKLDVGLNEFPDVIGDIGDFDVDNNAEAAGKLDLAKIYLEMNDPQGAIKLLEEAIVYGEDDIRREAKRLIDSIHGR; from the coding sequence TTGCGACCGTCTCGTCAGGTTTCTGTACAGCAAACGCTACTTGCCATTTATCGAATTAACCCTCAAGCGTTTGAAAATCAAAATATCCACGAGCTTATTCCTGGAAGTCGTTTACGTGTCCCATCTTTAGATCAGGTGCAGAGCGCGACCACCGCACAAGCGGTCGCGATCATGAAAGCGCATGAAGCTAAGTTGGCTCAAGCCAAAACGAAGCCACTACAACCTAAACCAAAAGCGGAACAACCGAAGCCAGTTGTCTCGCCTCCTAAGCCGGTTGTTTCAGCTCCTAAGCCTAAAACTCCAACTCAGACTGTCGTTAAACCGCAAGCGAAACCTGAAGCGAAATCGCTAGATAGCTTAAGTGCACCTGCTGAGACAGTTAAGCCGATTCCGGTGGCCAATACCTCTCCAGAGGGGCAAAAACAGGTCTCGGCTCTTAAAGACAAGCTCGAAGTATCACAAAGTGAAATGGAGTCTTTAGAAGAAAAGAATCACCGTTTGCGTTTGATGCTGTCTGAAGTTCAGAATGAAGTTGAGAGTCTAAAGAACGAACTGAATGATGAAGAGCGCATTCGTACCGAAGTCGAGAAACTGCTTGAGGAAGAAAGGCAGCGCATCGCAGAGCAACAGCGCTTGCAGCCAAGCACCATGGACAAAATCTTGTCAAATGGATGGCTTGTTGGTCTTGCTGCCCTAATTCCAGGTGCGTTGATCGCCTTGCTCATTGTCATGTTAATGGGCCGTCGTAATAACGCGAAAGAAGAAGAGGCACAAGCGCAAGCTGAACAAGCACCGCAAAGCCTAGACCCTATGGCGGCGCCAATAGGTTTAGCGGCTGCGGAAGAGCTAGAAGAAGAGCTTAGCCTAGATGACGACTTATTCGGTGATGATGCGACAGAGAACCTGTTCGACCAGGAAGAGGAACAAAAACAAGACGATGTCTTTGGCAATCTTGATGAGGAAGATCTTGATTTCAACCTTGAAGGGGATGATGGTGATGATCCATTCGCAAGTATTGATGATGACGGCGATTTAGATGTTGGTTTTGATGAGTTTGATTCATCAAGCAATGGTATAAAAGTTAATGGTGATGAAAAAGCACTCGGTCTCGAAGAGATGGAACGTGCACTTGATGAAGTTTCACCAGAACTAGACATTGAACTTGGCGGCGAAGATTCAGACTTTGATTTGTCTGATGAAGACGAGGACGACGATCCATTTGCCGATTTGTTATCGGGTGATGATGTGAAAGAATCACTTGAAAACGATACGGTCGATCAAGCCATGCTTGATGATTTGTTTGCTGAGTATGCGACGGAAGACCTCGATCTTGATGTTGAGGGGCAATCTTCCTCAACAGAATCATTTGAGCAAACCGCTTCTTTGGATGACGCTTCAGATGACGACATCGATAAATTGCTGGCTGAATACCAACCATCAGAAAGCTCAGAATCTGATGATGATGTGTTTGAAGAGTTGGCATCGCTATCAGGCCTATCGGATACGGACTCAAGCGAAGAAGATGAGTCTGCTCTGCTGGATGAGTTGCTCGGTGAAGACGATGGCGCGTCTCTAGATGGATTGGATCCGTTAGAAGAGCTAGAAGATATTTCAGGCTTGAATGAAGAACCGTCCATTGATGAAGACAGCACAGAGTTACTTGATGAGTTGATCGGTTTTGATGATGAAGATTCATCAGACGACGACTTTGATCCACTGAATGAATTAGAGAAGCTGTCTGGTTTTGAAAGTGACGATGAACTGGAAGACATCGGCGAAGACAGTGTTGACTTATTAGACGAACTTCTGAGCAACGATTCTTCCGAAGAAACGCAAAGCGAAACCGACGGAGGCATCGATCCTTTTGATGACTTGATTCGTGAAGATGATGAGCCTAAGCAATCAGAACAATTAGAACAGTCAGAGCAACCTGAGCACACAGAAAATTCACTAAGTGATGACGAACTTCTTGCATCACTCGGTTTTGACAACCCAGAGTCAACAACGGAAGTAGAAGAAGCGCAAAAATCACCACCTCAATCTCCAGGAGGGGCTGAAACTTCGGCGGATCTTGAAGATGAAAAAGCGGCGCTTGGTCTAGATTCAGGTTTGGATATTGATGCGCTGTTAAGCGACAACCAACCGGTGATAGATGAGCAATCTGAGGTTGATGAGCAAGCGCAGGAAGAGCTGCCAAGTGCAGAAGTTGGACGTGCAGAGTCGAATGACGATCTTGATAGTGATGATTTCTTGTCTGAGCTTGAAGATATAGCTCCTCAGCATGAATCTTTGGTAGCGGAGCCAGACACTCGTGATTCTGAGCGAGAACCTGAATCCGATTTTGAACCAGAGTTTGATGCGTCTTTAGCGCAAAACGAAGACGGCCTCATCGAAAATGTTGATGCATCGGATGCTGAGTCAGAAGAAGTCACTGAATCACGTCAAACGGAAGATGATGTAGAAACAAAGTCTGAGGCAGCACAAGAACCTGCATTTACTCCGACGCCAAATACGGTTGAAAATGAATTTGGTATCCCTCAAGAAGAAGATTGGTTAGTTGATGAGATTGAGCCTGAGAGCAAAATCGAACAAGAGCCAACTGCGGCAAGCTCGAACGAATCGAAGCCGACTGAGGATGAAGCGTTTGATTTCGATGAGCTGAATTTACCAGAGTTCACCGAAGACGATGCTCGCGCATCAATGGCGGATGAGCCTGCGCTAGCCGCTTCAGAAATAGCAGAGCCTCAAGTTTCAGTTGAAAGCACAGCAGACGAAGACGATTTCGATCTTGAAGATTGGGATTTACCAGAATTCAGTGAAGAAGATGCGCTTGCATCAATGTCTGAAGAACCTGCGCTCACGGCATCTGAAATGACAGAGCCTCAAGCACCAGTTGAAAGCGCAGCAGACGAAGACGAGTTCGATCTTGAAGACTTGGATTTACCAGAGTTCACCGAAGACGATGCGCACGCATCAATGTCTGAAGAACCTGCGCTTGCGGCGTCTGAAATGGCAGAGCCTCAAGCACCAGTTGAAAGCGCAGCAGACGAAGATGAGTTCGATCTTGAAAGCTTGGATTTACCAGAGTTCACCGAAGACGACGTTCGCGCATCAATGTCTGAAGAACCTGCGCTTGCGGCGTCTGAAATGGCAGAGCCTCAAGTTCCAGTTGACAGCGCAGCAGACGAAGAAGAGTTCGATCTTGAAGATTGGGACCTACCAGAGTTCAGTGAAGAAGATGCGCTTGCTTCAATGGCAGAAGAGCCAGCGCTAGCCGCGTCAGAAAGGGCTGAACCTCAAGCGCCAGTTGACAGCACAGCAGACGAAGACGAGTTCGATCTTGAAGATTGGGATTTACCAGAGTTCAATGAAGAGGATGCGTTAGCCTCCCTCACTGACCAAGATGTAAAGGCAGAAGCAGAAGAACCTTTGACTGCGGCAGAGCCACTCATGAGCTCTCAACCTGTTATTCAAGCTGATAACGATCATGACGCGTTGTTTGACATGTTTGCTCAACCTGAAGCGTTTAGTGCAGAGGTTGATTCTAAACTAACGAATGACGACGCAGACGCAACCTTGAGTGACTTCGAAGAGTCGGCAATGGCAAATCTTTTATCAGAGGATGCTGAGTCGGAAGTTTTCGAAGGTAAGCTAGACAGCGATACGATCGCCAGTGCGGGTATGGATTTTGAAGCTATGCTCGATGTTGGTGATGACTGGGATGGCTTTAAATTACCGTCCAATAATGCAGTATCGGCAGAAGAGTTTCCGGAAGATCAGCGAGATGTGTGGGGCTCTGCTGAAGCGTTAGCACAACCACAGATCGCGCAAGAAAACTGGGCAGAACAAGATGATCTTACCGACTTTGATCCAAAGAAAAATCAGTTCATGACCATTGATGAGCTAATGGCTCAAGTGGATCAAGATAGTGGGGATTTTGAAGAGCAAGATCTTAAACTTGATGTTGGTCTAAATGAATTTCCTGATGTGATTGGGGATATCGGTGACTTTGATGTTGATAATAATGCTGAAGCCGCAGGTAAGCTGGACTTAGCAAAGATCTACCTTGAAATGAATGATCCGCAAGGTGCGATTAAGTTGTTAGAAGAGGCCATTGTCTACGGTGAAGATGATATTCGACGAGAAGCTAAGCGCCTCATCGATTCCATCCACGGTCGATAA
- a CDS encoding 4-phosphoerythronate dehydrogenase, with amino-acid sequence MKIIVDENMPYAEELFSQLGEVILKPGRTLTSDDLVDADALMIRSVTKVNAELISKANKLKFVGTATAGMDHVDQALLKERDIFFTAAPGCNKVGVAEYVFSVMMVLAQQQGFSVFDKTVGIVGAGQVGSYLEKCLKGMGINVLINDPFKQAEGDSRSFTPLQELIETSDIITLHTPITKEGPNPTHHLIDETVLNGLRSDQILINAARGPVVDNQALKQRLLKNDGFTAALDVFEFEPEVDMELLPLLAFATPHVAGYGLEGKARGTTMVFNSYCEFLNNELHAHASDLLPTAPVPTMVLDRAWDEATLHNITQLIYDVRKDDALFRREISKPGSFDLMRKNYWDRREYSAVTLVGTETCNLAPLAELGFQVEVSQ; translated from the coding sequence ATGAAAATTATTGTTGATGAAAACATGCCGTACGCTGAAGAACTTTTCAGCCAACTCGGGGAAGTGATCTTAAAACCGGGCCGTACCCTTACTTCTGATGACTTAGTGGATGCTGATGCCCTGATGATTCGCTCTGTCACTAAAGTAAATGCAGAGCTGATCAGCAAAGCCAACAAGCTTAAGTTTGTTGGTACGGCAACGGCCGGTATGGATCATGTCGATCAGGCTCTTTTGAAAGAGAGAGACATTTTCTTCACCGCAGCGCCAGGTTGTAACAAAGTAGGTGTCGCAGAATACGTATTCAGCGTCATGATGGTTCTAGCACAGCAGCAAGGTTTCTCTGTCTTTGATAAAACCGTTGGCATTGTTGGAGCAGGCCAAGTGGGAAGCTACCTTGAAAAATGCTTGAAAGGCATGGGCATTAACGTGCTTATCAACGACCCATTCAAACAAGCAGAAGGTGATTCTCGTAGCTTCACACCACTACAAGAGCTCATTGAAACGTCAGATATTATCACGTTGCATACTCCAATCACTAAAGAGGGGCCGAATCCAACGCATCATTTGATTGATGAAACGGTGCTAAATGGTCTTCGTAGCGATCAAATTCTTATCAATGCAGCACGCGGTCCGGTTGTTGATAACCAAGCGCTGAAGCAACGTTTACTGAAAAACGATGGTTTTACTGCCGCATTAGATGTATTTGAATTTGAACCAGAGGTTGATATGGAGCTTCTGCCTCTGCTAGCATTCGCAACCCCTCACGTTGCAGGCTATGGTCTGGAAGGGAAAGCTCGTGGTACGACAATGGTTTTCAACAGCTACTGTGAGTTTCTAAATAACGAATTACATGCGCATGCCAGCGATTTACTGCCAACCGCGCCTGTCCCTACTATGGTTTTGGACAGAGCATGGGATGAAGCAACGCTGCACAACATCACACAGTTGATCTATGATGTGCGTAAAGATGACGCGCTTTTCCGTCGTGAAATCAGTAAGCCAGGCTCTTTTGACCTGATGCGTAAAAATTACTGGGATCGCCGTGAATACAGTGCTGTCACGCTAGTGGGTACAGAAACATGCAATCTTGCTCCATTAGCAGAATTAGGTTTTCAGGTTGAGGTAAGTCAATGA
- a CDS encoding sucrose-6-phosphate hydrolase — translation MSLNNRWTVEQRYRRLEQIPQCDIEEMTLSRQQDKGFPSFHIAPRFGLLNDPNGLCYFNGEHHLFYQWTPVGPVHGMKYWYHLSTKDFIHFTDHGVGLHPDQDYDSHGVYSGGALVENNKALLFFTGNKRDQNWNRIPTQCFATMDSDGNIEKHGVVIENEHYTEHFRDPKVWKKGDDYLMVVGAQTKTEHGSMALYQSKDLKRGHKGPIKTKFSDLGYMWECPDFFEINGQSVMLFSPQGVSSSNPYDFKNIYSVAYIVGQQLNLESMTLENHQEILQPDYGFDFYAPQTYLDENGRRILIAWIGLPEIDTPSVTHQWAGMLSLPRELTLKDGFLVQTPLPELKSLRKEEVVFAQSHTLESTSCLIQLDLECDGFELELSNLKGDNIVFSATEHEFTLDRSHMSQLYAEEFGCVRKAPRLDTKQTVEMYIDNSVIEIFINGGKHTMTSRFFIDDLKTVSLRGVEQARLFPMKAITGLFDSLK, via the coding sequence ATGAGCTTAAACAACCGTTGGACTGTAGAGCAAAGATATCGCCGACTTGAGCAAATCCCTCAGTGTGATATCGAAGAAATGACACTTTCACGTCAGCAAGATAAAGGCTTTCCTAGTTTTCATATCGCCCCTAGATTTGGGCTGTTAAATGACCCAAATGGATTGTGCTATTTCAATGGTGAGCACCACCTCTTTTACCAGTGGACGCCTGTGGGACCAGTCCATGGAATGAAGTATTGGTATCATCTTTCTACTAAAGACTTCATCCATTTTACTGATCATGGCGTGGGTCTTCATCCCGACCAAGACTACGATTCACATGGCGTTTATTCGGGTGGCGCTTTGGTGGAAAACAACAAGGCTTTGCTGTTTTTTACTGGCAACAAGCGTGACCAAAACTGGAATCGAATCCCAACACAGTGTTTTGCCACCATGGATTCAGACGGCAACATTGAAAAGCACGGTGTAGTCATTGAGAACGAACATTACACGGAGCACTTTCGTGATCCAAAAGTTTGGAAGAAAGGCGACGACTACTTGATGGTGGTGGGGGCTCAAACCAAAACCGAGCATGGCTCAATGGCTCTCTATCAAAGCAAAGATTTAAAACGTGGGCATAAAGGTCCTATCAAGACCAAGTTTTCTGACCTTGGGTATATGTGGGAGTGTCCTGATTTCTTTGAGATTAATGGTCAATCGGTGATGCTGTTTTCCCCACAGGGCGTGAGCAGTAGTAATCCTTATGATTTCAAAAATATCTATTCTGTCGCGTATATCGTGGGTCAACAGCTGAATCTAGAGTCGATGACTTTAGAAAACCACCAAGAGATTTTACAGCCAGATTATGGGTTTGATTTCTACGCCCCACAAACCTATTTAGATGAGAATGGACGCCGTATTCTTATTGCATGGATAGGGTTGCCAGAAATTGACACACCATCGGTCACACACCAGTGGGCAGGAATGTTGTCTCTTCCTAGAGAGCTAACGTTGAAAGATGGTTTTCTTGTTCAAACTCCACTCCCTGAGCTGAAGAGTTTAAGAAAAGAAGAGGTAGTCTTTGCACAATCCCATACACTGGAAAGCACCAGTTGTTTGATCCAATTAGACCTTGAGTGCGATGGCTTTGAACTTGAGCTGAGTAACCTCAAAGGTGACAACATCGTCTTTAGTGCAACGGAGCATGAGTTTACGCTTGATCGTAGCCACATGTCACAATTGTATGCGGAAGAGTTTGGTTGTGTTCGAAAGGCGCCAAGATTGGATACCAAACAAACGGTCGAGATGTATATCGACAATTCAGTCATTGAGATTTTCATTAATGGTGGCAAACACACGATGACCAGTCGCTTCTTTATTGATGACCTAAAAACGGTGTCGTTAAGAGGAGTTGAACAAGCAAGACTTTTTCCTATGAAAGCCATCACGGGCTTGTTTGATTCATTGAAGTAA
- a CDS encoding aspartate-semialdehyde dehydrogenase produces the protein MSQQYNVAVLGATGAVGETILEVLQERKFPVGEIFLLASERSEGKTYRFNGKTIRIQNVEEFDWSQAHIALFSAGGELSAKWAPIAADEGVIVIDNTSHFRYEYDIPLVVPEVNPEAIAEFRNRNIIANPNCSTIQMLVALKPIHDAVGIERINVSTYQSVSGAGKGGIDELAGQTAKLLNGIPADKKQFSQQIAFNCIPQIDQMMENGYTKEEMKMVWETQKILNDPSITVNPTCVRVPVFYGHAEAVHVETRAPIDAQEVINLLEQTEGVEVFHGEDFPTQVRDAGGKDHVMVGRIRNDISHHSGVNLWVVADNVRKGAATNAVQIAELLIRDYY, from the coding sequence ATGAGCCAACAATACAATGTTGCCGTATTAGGTGCGACCGGCGCGGTCGGTGAAACAATTTTGGAAGTGCTTCAAGAGCGCAAATTTCCTGTAGGTGAAATCTTCCTGTTGGCAAGTGAGCGCAGCGAGGGTAAGACTTACCGCTTCAACGGTAAAACCATCCGTATCCAGAACGTGGAAGAGTTTGATTGGTCTCAAGCACACATTGCGCTTTTCTCAGCGGGCGGAGAGCTATCAGCAAAATGGGCGCCAATTGCGGCAGACGAGGGCGTTATTGTTATCGACAACACCTCTCACTTCCGTTACGAGTACGATATTCCTTTGGTTGTGCCAGAAGTCAACCCAGAAGCTATTGCTGAGTTTCGTAACCGCAATATCATTGCGAACCCGAACTGTTCAACCATCCAAATGCTGGTGGCGCTAAAACCGATTCATGATGCGGTAGGTATTGAACGTATTAACGTTTCAACTTACCAATCGGTATCTGGTGCAGGCAAAGGTGGTATTGATGAGCTGGCAGGTCAAACAGCGAAGCTACTGAACGGTATTCCTGCAGATAAGAAGCAATTCTCACAACAGATCGCGTTTAACTGTATTCCACAAATCGATCAGATGATGGAAAACGGCTACACCAAAGAAGAAATGAAAATGGTGTGGGAGACGCAAAAAATTCTTAACGACCCATCAATTACTGTGAACCCAACTTGTGTTCGAGTGCCAGTATTCTATGGTCATGCAGAAGCGGTTCATGTAGAAACGCGTGCTCCGATCGATGCGCAAGAAGTGATTAATCTGCTTGAGCAAACTGAGGGCGTTGAAGTGTTCCACGGTGAAGACTTCCCGACACAGGTTCGTGATGCAGGTGGCAAAGATCATGTGATGGTCGGCCGCATCCGTAACGACATTAGCCATCACAGTGGTGTGAATTTATGGGTTGTTGCGGATAACGTGCGTAAAGGTGCGGCAACGAATGCGGTACAAATTGCAGAATTGTTGATTCGTGATTATTACTAA
- a CDS encoding aminoimidazole riboside kinase, translating to MNQVWVTGDAVVDLIPESETTLLKCPGGAPANVAVAVARLSGKSAFFGRVGEDPFGQFMQSTLDQEGVSTEFLVKDPEQRTSTVVVDLDDQGERSFTFMVKPSADQFMSVEDIPSFKQGDWLHVCSISLANEPSRSSTFEAIKRVKAVGGFISFDPNLRDEVWQDHSEIQAVVMKAVAMADVVKFSEEELLFLTDSTSMEQGLQKIAALNIALVLVTQGAKGVWRVFENQGELITGQVVSPIDTTGAGDAFVGGLLASLSQQSDWKNHPVVSSAIQWANGCGALATTQKGAMTALPTQTELLQFIGQ from the coding sequence ATGAATCAAGTTTGGGTAACTGGAGATGCTGTCGTAGACTTAATCCCGGAATCTGAGACGACTTTACTTAAGTGTCCCGGAGGCGCGCCAGCGAATGTAGCCGTAGCGGTTGCTCGTTTATCAGGTAAGAGTGCGTTTTTTGGTCGAGTTGGTGAAGATCCGTTTGGCCAATTTATGCAATCAACCTTAGATCAAGAGGGTGTAAGCACGGAGTTTCTCGTCAAGGACCCTGAACAAAGAACGTCAACGGTAGTGGTGGATTTAGATGACCAAGGTGAACGCAGTTTCACGTTTATGGTGAAACCAAGTGCTGACCAATTTATGTCCGTTGAAGACATCCCAAGCTTTAAGCAAGGGGATTGGTTGCATGTTTGCTCGATTTCACTGGCAAATGAGCCAAGCAGAAGCAGCACATTTGAGGCAATCAAAAGAGTAAAAGCCGTGGGCGGTTTCATTAGCTTTGATCCCAACTTGCGTGATGAAGTATGGCAAGACCACTCAGAAATCCAAGCCGTAGTGATGAAAGCTGTTGCCATGGCAGATGTGGTTAAATTCTCAGAAGAAGAGCTTCTATTTTTAACTGATTCAACGTCAATGGAGCAGGGCTTACAAAAAATAGCGGCATTGAACATTGCTTTAGTTTTGGTGACACAAGGCGCGAAAGGCGTTTGGCGCGTCTTTGAAAACCAAGGTGAGTTGATCACTGGTCAAGTGGTTAGTCCGATTGATACCACAGGTGCGGGCGATGCTTTTGTCGGGGGGCTTCTAGCGAGTCTGTCTCAACAGTCTGATTGGAAAAACCATCCTGTTGTTAGCTCTGCGATTCAATGGGCAAATGGCTGTGGTGCATTAGCGACGACGCAAAAAGGCGCAATGACCGCGCTTCCGACCCAGACGGAATTGCTGCAATTTATTGGGCAATGA